The genomic window AACATCCGGATTTTTACCAAACACCTTATCAATACTGTCCGGGTTTACCAAGAACGCCAAAAGCGCCAATGCAATTACTCCCATCAAAAGCCAAGGTCTACTCCTAATCTGTCCTAAAATTGCCATTTTATATATTATAGTTTTTTATCAGTTTGCGAAAATACACATTTTTAAGAAATTACAGAAATCTAAGTCCTTTTTTTAATTTTTAAAATGAAAATTTTATAAAAAAGGAAATTTTGACCGCATTTTTTCACAAAAAACAAATGGCATAAGTATTGTGCCTTTTATGGTAACATCCTATATTATAAGTTTTCAAAGCATATTACAGGATATTAGTTTAACGATTTAACATAACAATGACAATTTGTCATTCAATATAATTATGACAGAATTCGAAGATATGAGTTTAGAAGAAATGATCGGTGACGGGTTTGATATTGTAGCTGAAGAGATCAATCTTTCTGATCTTTCTGAGACGGAAAAAAATTCCGGGCAAAAAATATTCCCTATACTTCCCGTAAGAAACATGGTGATGTTCCCCAATGTTGTAATTCCTATTACAGCAGGAAGAAAAACATCTATACAGCTTCTTGAAGAAGCGCAGAAAAACGGAGATTTTATCGGGATTGTAAGCCAGAAAAATTCGGAACTTGAGTCACCGACTGAAAAGGATTTTTATCATACAGGTACCTTAGCAAAAATCATTAAAATCATAAAGCTTCCCGAAGGTAACATTACAGCTATTACTAAGGGATTCCACAGATTTAAAATCAAAAAAATGATTGAGGCTCAACCTTATTTTAAAGCTGAAATTTCCAAATTAAAGGATTCCAAACCTAAAAACAAGGAAGAATACGAAGCTTTGCTGGAGAACGTTAAAGATCTGGCTTTAAAAATCATTGAGCTGGATCCGAACATTCCGAATGCAGCAAATTTTGCGATAAAAAACATTGGAAACAATGATGATCTGTTAAATTTCATTTGCACGAACGCCAGTTTCCCATCTGTTGAAAAGCAAAAACTGCTTGAAGAGAAAAACCTGATGGCAAGAGCCAACAAGTGCTATGAATTGATGCATGAAGATTTCAGAAAGCTGGAATTGAGAAATCAGATTCACCAGAAAACCTCAAAGGATCTCGACAAACAACAGAGAGAATATTTTCTAAACCAACAGATCAGAACCATTCAGGAAGAGTTGGGTGGTGGTCCGGAAAGCGACGTTGAAGATCTTATTGCCAAAGCAAGAAAGAAAACATGGAATACGGAAGTTGAAGAGCATTTCCAAAAGGAAATCAGCCGATTACAGCGCCAAAACCCTAATTCTCCGGATTATAATGTTCAGAGAAACTATTTGGATTTCTTTACAGATCTTCCTTGGGAAACGTATACCAAAGATGTTTTTGATATTGCCAAAGCCGAGAAAATTTTAGATAAAGCACATTTCGGATTAGAGGATATCAAAAAGAGAATTTTGGAGCACATGGCTGTTTTAAAACTGAAAAACAACATGAAATCTCCTATTCTGCTGTTGGTAGGTCCTCCGGGAGTAGGTAAAACTTCTTTAGGAAAATCAATTGCAGATGCATTGGGAAGAAAATATGTAAGACTTTCTCTGGGTGGGCTTCACGACGAAAGTGAAATCCGCGGACACAGAAAAACCTATATCGGCGCGATGGCGGGAAGAATTCTTCAATCCATCAAAAAATCAGGAACTTCCAACCCTGTAATTGTGTTGGACGAGATGGACAAAATCGGGCAAGGTTTACATGGTGACCCAAGCTCAGCACTTTTAGAGGTACTTGATCCTGAACAAAATAAGTCTTTCTATGATAATTTCTTAGAAATGGGCTATGATTTGTCTAAAGTCATGTTCATTGCAACAGCCAACACGCTATCAACCATTCAGACGCCACTATTGGACAGAACTGAAATCATTCAGATTGCCGGGTATACTTTAGAGGAAAAAATTGAGATTGCCAAAAGACATTTAATTAAAAAACAGCAGGACGAAAATGGTTTGGATTCAAAATCATTCAAACTTGGAAATGCTGAATTAAAGCACATTATAGAAGCTCACACCTCAGAAAGCGGTGTAAGAACTTTAGAAAAAAGAATAGCTTCCATTGCACGCTGGGTAGCTTTACAAACTGCTTTGGCAAAAGAATACGACACTAAAATCTCTCTTGAGAAAGTAGACGAAATTTTAGGGGTACCAAGACCCAAAAGCTTATCCGAAATTACCGGAGTTCCGGGAGTTGTAACAGGATTAGCATGGACAAGTGTTGGAGGAGATATTTTATTCATTGAAAGTATTTTAAGCAACGGAAAAGGGGCTTTAACCATGACGGGAAACTTAGGAACGGTCATGAAAGAATCTGCTACGATTGCTTTGGAATATATTAAGGCAAAACATGACGAATTAGGAATTTCTCAGGAAGACATTGAAAAGCACAACATTCACGTTCACGTTCCGGAAGGTGCCACTCCAAAAGACGGACCTTCTGCCGGTATCGCGATGCTGACTTCAATGGTCTCTTCATTTAAAAATAAAAAAGTGAAACCTCATCTTGCCATGACCGGTGAAATTACTTTAAGAGGAAAAGTACTTCCTGTAGGAGGAATTAAAGAAAAACTTCTTGCCGCAACAAGAGCGGGAATTAAAGAGGTGATTCTTTGTGAAGCCAACAGAAAAGACGTTGAGGAAATCAAAAAAGATTACCTGAAAAACCTTAAAGTACACTACGTCAACAGAATGGAAGAGGTAATCGATATTGCGATCGAAAAATAATCAATATACCTATTAACATTCTCAATAAAAAGAAAACACGTTTCAGATTTTCCGAAACGTGTTTTTGATTTATATACACATCGTTCATTATTCAAAGTGTTTTCTTAACTTTATGCAGCAGATTTTGAAATTATGAACTTTCTCAGGCTTCCATTCCTTATTAAATTCACTCTTGTAATCATTTCCCTTATCGGGATCGGTTATATTTTGGCTTTAGGACAAAGCATTTTAGCTCCGTTTTTTTTAGCGTTTCTAATGGCTATGTTATTTTTGCCTTTTGCCACTTTTTTAGAAAGAAAGCTCAGGTTTCCAAGATCACTTTCCACCATGACTTCAGTATTCATCATGCTGATTTTCTTAAGTGGAATGATTTATTTTTTCGGATCACAGTTATCCACCTTTAGTAAAGACATCCCTCACCTCAGAGATCAGTTCATCAGTGTTTTCGACAATCTTCAACATTGGGTTTCAAGAACTTTTAATATCAAAATCAATGATCAGCTCGATTATATTGATCAGGGATTGAATAAGCTTCTTTCTTCTTCAGGATTGATTTTAGGA from Chryseobacterium camelliae includes these protein-coding regions:
- the lon gene encoding endopeptidase La yields the protein MTEFEDMSLEEMIGDGFDIVAEEINLSDLSETEKNSGQKIFPILPVRNMVMFPNVVIPITAGRKTSIQLLEEAQKNGDFIGIVSQKNSELESPTEKDFYHTGTLAKIIKIIKLPEGNITAITKGFHRFKIKKMIEAQPYFKAEISKLKDSKPKNKEEYEALLENVKDLALKIIELDPNIPNAANFAIKNIGNNDDLLNFICTNASFPSVEKQKLLEEKNLMARANKCYELMHEDFRKLELRNQIHQKTSKDLDKQQREYFLNQQIRTIQEELGGGPESDVEDLIAKARKKTWNTEVEEHFQKEISRLQRQNPNSPDYNVQRNYLDFFTDLPWETYTKDVFDIAKAEKILDKAHFGLEDIKKRILEHMAVLKLKNNMKSPILLLVGPPGVGKTSLGKSIADALGRKYVRLSLGGLHDESEIRGHRKTYIGAMAGRILQSIKKSGTSNPVIVLDEMDKIGQGLHGDPSSALLEVLDPEQNKSFYDNFLEMGYDLSKVMFIATANTLSTIQTPLLDRTEIIQIAGYTLEEKIEIAKRHLIKKQQDENGLDSKSFKLGNAELKHIIEAHTSESGVRTLEKRIASIARWVALQTALAKEYDTKISLEKVDEILGVPRPKSLSEITGVPGVVTGLAWTSVGGDILFIESILSNGKGALTMTGNLGTVMKESATIALEYIKAKHDELGISQEDIEKHNIHVHVPEGATPKDGPSAGIAMLTSMVSSFKNKKVKPHLAMTGEITLRGKVLPVGGIKEKLLAATRAGIKEVILCEANRKDVEEIKKDYLKNLKVHYVNRMEEVIDIAIEK